In the Neomonachus schauinslandi chromosome 13, ASM220157v2, whole genome shotgun sequence genome, one interval contains:
- the LOC110584389 gene encoding prorelaxin isoform X1, which yields MWSKMPLLYLSHLLRLWLLLSQLPRGIPAQNDNDIIKACRRELVRLHIQICGSVSWGGKALQKAREPRQASEPLAEIEPSSIINTKTLNTMLEYIPNLSQELKATLSARQPSLQELQLALESSNLNLEELKKIVFSGQYEAEEKSLSELENSGLDKHSRKKRQPYVNLSEKCCHIGCTRKELAILC from the exons ATGTGGTCCAAGATGCCACTCCTGTACTTGTCCCACCTGCTAAGGTTATGGCTGCTACTGAGCCAACTTCCCAGAGGGATCCCCGCTCAGAATGACAACGATATAATTAAGGCATGCAGACGCGAGTTAGTCCGCCTACATATCCAGATCTGCGGCTCGGTCTCCTGGGGGGGAAAGGCTCTCCAGAAAGCACGGGAACCTCGGCAGGCATCTGAACCACTTGCAG AAATCGAGCCATCCTCCATCATCAATACAAAAACCTTAAATACAATGTTGGAATACATTCCTAATTTGTCACAGGAGCTGAAGGCAACACTGTCTGCGAGGCAGCCATCATTACAAGAGCTACAACTTGCACTGGAAAGTTCAAATCTTAACTTGGAAGAATTgaagaaaattgtttttagtGGACAATATGAAGCTGAAGAGAAAAGTCTTTCAGAATTAGAAAACTCAGGCTTAGATAAACATTCCCGAAAAAAGAGACAGCCCTATGTAAACTTAAGTGAGAAGTGTTGTCATATAGGTTGTACCAGAAAAGAGCTTGCTATACTATGCTGA
- the LOC110584389 gene encoding prorelaxin isoform X2, giving the protein MLEYIPNLSQELKATLSARQPSLQELQLALESSNLNLEELKKIVFSGQYEAEEKSLSELENSGLDKHSRKKRQPYVNLSEKCCHIGCTRKELAILC; this is encoded by the coding sequence ATGTTGGAATACATTCCTAATTTGTCACAGGAGCTGAAGGCAACACTGTCTGCGAGGCAGCCATCATTACAAGAGCTACAACTTGCACTGGAAAGTTCAAATCTTAACTTGGAAGAATTgaagaaaattgtttttagtGGACAATATGAAGCTGAAGAGAAAAGTCTTTCAGAATTAGAAAACTCAGGCTTAGATAAACATTCCCGAAAAAAGAGACAGCCCTATGTAAACTTAAGTGAGAAGTGTTGTCATATAGGTTGTACCAGAAAAGAGCTTGCTATACTATGCTGA